In one window of Erwinia tasmaniensis Et1/99 DNA:
- the ybbA gene encoding putative ABC transporter ATP-binding protein YbbA: MPAENILEVHHLSKSVGQGEHQLSILTGVELVVKPAETIALIGESGSGKSTLLGILAGLDDGSAGEVMMLGQPLHKMNEEQRAELRAQNVGFVFQSFMLVPTLNARENVQLPALLRGENDRQSREQAAALLAQLGLGERLDHLPAQLSGGEQQRVALARAFNGRSALLFADEPTGNLDRKTGERIVDLLFSMNRDHATTLILVTHDEQLAARCDRRLRLRDGKLWEEV, translated from the coding sequence ATGCCAGCGGAAAACATTCTTGAAGTTCATCATCTTAGTAAGTCCGTGGGTCAGGGTGAGCATCAGCTTTCAATCCTTACCGGTGTTGAGCTGGTTGTCAAACCGGCTGAAACCATTGCCCTGATCGGCGAGTCGGGATCGGGCAAGTCGACGCTGCTGGGGATCCTGGCCGGGTTGGATGACGGCAGTGCGGGAGAAGTCATGATGCTCGGCCAGCCGCTGCATAAAATGAATGAGGAACAGCGGGCGGAGCTGCGCGCGCAAAATGTCGGTTTCGTCTTCCAGTCGTTTATGCTGGTGCCTACCCTCAACGCCCGTGAGAACGTGCAGCTACCGGCGCTGTTGCGCGGTGAGAACGACAGGCAGAGCCGTGAACAGGCGGCCGCGCTGCTGGCCCAGCTTGGCCTCGGCGAGCGCCTTGACCATTTACCTGCCCAGCTTTCCGGCGGTGAACAGCAGCGTGTGGCGCTTGCCCGCGCCTTTAACGGTCGCTCGGCGCTGCTGTTTGCCGATGAGCCCACCGGCAATCTCGATCGTAAAACCGGCGAGCGTATTGTGGACCTGTTATTCAGCATGAACCGGGATCACGCCACTACCCTGATCCTTGTTACCCACGATGAGCAGCTGGCCGCGCGCTGCGATCGGCGTCTGCGTCTGCGTGACGGCAAGCTGTGGGAGGAAGTATGA
- a CDS encoding PIN-like domain-containing protein, which produces MKDKFKGFYSPKDDDIQKIWNSDKTLFIFDANCLLNLYKCEPQTRDDIFNVMENISDRSGFPFQTCFEYQRGRITVINESIKKLNDIKGSLKKIGTNTENALSDNGVKIHLYTRLAEELSKFQEEINKPLTDFIKNHIEPRLQSAISISEKDFIREKIDSIVLDKCGEAPDQEQINKINSEGEDRYRNFTPPGFNDEKKSSRSYYSGVFFEDKFGDLYLWKEVIEKSKSENVKNVVLISDDRKSDWWYIPEKNKPKGPLEALQTEIYKNSHIENFKLLNQSSFLYEAKKYRKGINIHEESVKEIQAIQSENHDEFIKKYEASDLSRHQKNKIMKLFYGENEYNTVKYNPKFIDREIPLVSFTESSSHIPSQDRKLTYASNVLEHEINEFSNRLSELTSQFSELNYKKKNYHDDEFEEVDYQLQYEIKKLLSRIQINIKILKNHKHQLEFFNTNTTTTLTSDLYSDLRECAEKIDILSSFRM; this is translated from the coding sequence ATGAAAGATAAATTTAAAGGTTTTTATAGCCCCAAAGATGATGATATTCAAAAAATCTGGAACTCTGATAAAACACTGTTTATTTTTGACGCAAACTGCTTATTAAATCTCTACAAATGTGAACCACAAACGCGAGATGACATATTCAACGTTATGGAAAATATCTCTGATAGATCAGGGTTCCCATTTCAAACATGTTTTGAATATCAGCGTGGCAGAATAACTGTTATAAATGAAAGTATCAAAAAGCTCAACGATATCAAAGGTAGCTTAAAGAAAATAGGGACTAATACAGAAAATGCCCTTTCTGATAATGGGGTGAAAATTCATCTTTATACACGTCTTGCAGAGGAACTTAGTAAATTTCAGGAAGAAATTAATAAACCCCTGACGGATTTTATTAAAAATCATATTGAGCCTAGATTGCAATCTGCTATTTCAATATCAGAGAAAGACTTCATTAGAGAAAAAATTGATAGCATTGTGCTGGATAAATGTGGGGAAGCTCCTGACCAAGAGCAGATTAATAAAATAAATTCCGAGGGTGAAGATCGTTATCGTAACTTTACTCCTCCGGGTTTCAATGACGAAAAAAAATCTTCAAGATCATATTACTCAGGCGTCTTCTTTGAAGATAAATTCGGCGATTTATATTTATGGAAGGAGGTCATTGAAAAATCTAAGTCAGAAAATGTGAAAAATGTAGTTTTGATTTCAGATGACAGAAAATCAGATTGGTGGTATATACCGGAAAAAAATAAACCCAAGGGCCCTCTTGAAGCCTTGCAAACTGAAATATATAAAAACTCACATATTGAAAACTTTAAACTGCTAAATCAATCAAGTTTTTTATACGAAGCAAAAAAGTACCGCAAAGGCATAAATATACATGAGGAATCTGTTAAAGAAATTCAAGCTATACAGTCTGAAAATCACGATGAATTTATAAAAAAATACGAAGCCAGTGATTTAAGTAGACATCAAAAAAATAAAATTATGAAACTTTTTTATGGTGAAAACGAATACAATACAGTCAAGTATAATCCCAAGTTCATTGACCGGGAAATCCCTTTAGTAAGTTTTACTGAAAGCTCTAGCCATATTCCATCACAAGATAGAAAATTAACTTATGCAAGCAATGTTCTGGAGCACGAAATAAATGAATTCTCTAATAGATTATCAGAACTTACATCTCAATTTTCAGAATTAAACTACAAGAAGAAAAATTACCATGATGATGAATTTGAAGAAGTCGACTATCAACTGCAGTATGAAATTAAAAAACTCCTATCCCGCATCCAGATAAATATAAAAATATTGAAAAATCATAAACATCAATTAGAATTTTTTAACACGAATACAACAACGACATTAACCTCTGACCTTTATTCTGACCTCAGAGAATGTGCAGAAAAGATTGATATACTGAGTAGCTTTCGCATGTGA
- a CDS encoding co-chaperone YbbN, which translates to MSSQAQIVEINETNLQQTLEQSMQIPVLFYFWSERSQHCQQLTPLLGRLAQEYAGQFILARLDCDAEPAVAQQFGLRSIPTVYLFQNGQPVDGFQGPQPEEAVRALLEKVLPKEEELKAQQAMQLMDEGKAIEALPLLKDAWALSKQRSDIGFLLAEVLIGLNRSEEAEAVLKVVPLQDQDTRYQGLVAQIDLLKQAADTPEIQQLQQQIEAEPDNAELATQLALQFHQVGRNEEALELLFSHLKKDLSAADGQARKMLQEILAALGTGDALAAKYRRQLYSLLY; encoded by the coding sequence ATGTCATCACAAGCGCAGATTGTCGAGATTAATGAAACTAACCTGCAACAGACTCTGGAACAGTCGATGCAGATCCCCGTCCTGTTCTATTTCTGGTCAGAGCGCAGCCAGCACTGCCAGCAGCTGACGCCGCTACTGGGCCGTCTGGCGCAGGAGTATGCAGGTCAGTTTATTCTGGCAAGGCTGGATTGTGATGCCGAACCGGCCGTAGCACAGCAGTTTGGCCTGCGTTCAATTCCAACCGTTTACCTGTTCCAGAACGGCCAGCCGGTCGACGGTTTCCAAGGGCCGCAGCCGGAAGAAGCGGTACGCGCCCTGCTGGAAAAGGTGCTGCCAAAGGAAGAAGAGCTGAAGGCGCAACAGGCCATGCAGCTGATGGATGAAGGTAAAGCTATCGAGGCCCTGCCGCTGCTGAAAGATGCCTGGGCTCTGAGCAAACAGCGCAGCGATATCGGTTTTCTGCTGGCGGAAGTGCTGATCGGCCTTAACCGCAGTGAAGAGGCAGAAGCGGTGCTTAAGGTGGTGCCGTTGCAGGATCAGGACACGCGCTATCAGGGGCTGGTGGCACAGATTGACCTGCTGAAACAGGCAGCGGATACCCCGGAGATCCAGCAGTTACAGCAGCAAATTGAGGCCGAACCGGACAATGCGGAGCTTGCAACCCAACTGGCGTTACAGTTTCATCAGGTTGGACGTAATGAAGAGGCGCTGGAACTGCTGTTCAGCCATCTGAAAAAAGATCTTTCCGCCGCCGATGGGCAGGCGCGCAAAATGCTGCAAGAGATCCTCGCGGCGCTGGGTACGGGTGACGCGCTGGCCGCAAAATATCGCCGCCAGCTTTACTCGCTACTCTACTAA
- a CDS encoding SDR family oxidoreductase, with product MQKSIVITGSSSGIGLVAANDLLRRGYHVIAACRKPQDVERMNQLGFSGVLLDLDDAASVAHAADEIITLCDGRLFGLFNNGGFGLYGPLQLISRQQLEQQFATNLFGTHQLTMLLLPALLASGCGRIINTSSVMGLISTPKRGAYAASKYALEAWSDALRMELHGSGVRVSLIEPGPISTGFSNNVQQAQQDKPVKNPGIAARFTLPPEAILPKLRHALESRHPRLRYPVTLVTHSISLLRRLLPGWMMDRILRQN from the coding sequence ATGCAAAAAAGTATCGTGATCACCGGCAGTTCCAGCGGTATCGGCCTGGTGGCCGCTAACGACCTGCTGCGCCGTGGCTACCATGTGATTGCCGCCTGCCGTAAACCGCAGGACGTGGAGCGGATGAACCAGCTGGGGTTCAGCGGCGTGCTGCTGGATCTTGATGATGCCGCCAGCGTGGCGCACGCCGCGGATGAAATCATAACGCTTTGCGATGGCCGTCTGTTCGGCCTGTTTAACAACGGGGGATTCGGTCTGTACGGCCCGCTGCAATTGATATCGCGCCAGCAGCTGGAACAGCAGTTCGCCACTAATCTGTTCGGCACCCACCAGCTTACCATGCTGTTGCTGCCAGCCCTGCTGGCTTCGGGCTGCGGGCGCATTATCAACACCAGTTCGGTAATGGGGCTGATCTCTACGCCCAAACGCGGTGCCTACGCCGCCAGCAAATATGCGCTGGAAGCCTGGTCCGACGCCTTGCGTATGGAGCTGCACGGCAGCGGGGTGCGCGTCAGCCTGATTGAGCCAGGGCCAATCAGCACCGGTTTCAGCAATAATGTTCAGCAGGCGCAGCAGGACAAGCCGGTAAAGAACCCGGGCATTGCCGCACGCTTTACCCTGCCTCCGGAGGCAATTTTACCCAAGCTGCGCCATGCGCTGGAAAGCCGCCATCCACGTCTGCGCTACCCTGTGACCCTGGTCACACACAGCATCAGTCTGTTACGGCGTTTGCTGCCGGGCTGGATGATGGATCGGATTTTACGCCAGAATTAA
- the tesA gene encoding multifunctional acyl-CoA thioesterase I/protease I/lysophospholipase L1 produces MMNFKNVFRWHYPFLFLMAFMTLRAAAADTLLVLGDSLSAGYRMSASAAWPALLNEKWQKSPAIINGSISGDTTAQGLARLSALLEQHQPRWVLIELGGNDGLRGFPPQQVEQDLNQAIAQIQAAKAQPLLMQVRLPANYGKRYTDSFAAIYPRLASQHAIPLVPFFMEQVYLKPEWMQDDGIHPNPSAQPFIADLMAKQLAPLVKHEASRSVGNDG; encoded by the coding sequence ATGATGAACTTCAAGAATGTTTTCCGCTGGCATTACCCGTTCCTGTTTTTAATGGCTTTTATGACGCTGCGCGCGGCGGCGGCGGATACGCTGCTGGTGCTGGGCGACAGTCTGAGCGCCGGTTACCGCATGTCCGCCAGCGCCGCGTGGCCCGCGTTACTCAATGAGAAATGGCAAAAATCCCCTGCTATCATTAACGGTAGCATAAGCGGCGATACGACGGCACAGGGACTGGCCCGACTTTCGGCGCTGCTGGAGCAACATCAGCCGCGCTGGGTGCTGATTGAACTGGGTGGCAACGACGGTTTACGTGGGTTTCCTCCGCAGCAGGTTGAGCAGGATCTGAATCAGGCCATTGCTCAAATCCAGGCGGCAAAGGCGCAGCCGCTGCTGATGCAGGTGCGGCTACCGGCCAACTACGGCAAGCGCTACACCGATTCATTTGCCGCCATTTATCCCAGACTGGCCAGTCAGCATGCGATCCCGCTGGTGCCGTTTTTTATGGAGCAGGTCTATCTGAAGCCGGAATGGATGCAGGACGACGGCATCCACCCTAATCCATCGGCCCAGCCTTTTATTGCCGATCTGATGGCAAAACAGCTGGCTCCCTTAGTTAAGCATGAGGCATCGCGTAGCGTGGGGAATGACGGGTAA